The genomic stretch AACAGCGCGTTGCTATTGGCCGCGCCTTGTTAACACGACCGCAAATGTTATTGATGGATGAGCCATTAGCTGCGTTAGATCTACCGCGTAAACGTGAACTTATCCCTTATTTATTACAACTGGCTAAGACGCTTAATTTACCGATTATTTATGTCAGTCATAGCTTAGATGAGATCTTACAACTGGCTGATACCATGCTGGTATTAGATAAAGGCAAGGTGTTGGTGAATGGTCCGTTACAAACCGTTTGGGATAGTGCAGAGATGCGCCCTTGGTTACCAGCCAAAGAACAAAGCTCGCTATTAATGGCGACCGTCACAGCGTTAAATGCAGGTTATCGCATGAGTAAGTTATCACTCACTGATGGTACTTACCTGTGGATTAATGGTGTGCCTTTGGCTGTAGACAGTAAGCTACGCGTACGAATTCATGCTAACCATGTATCTCTGTGTAAAACACGCCCGCAAGACAGCAGTATTCGTAATATTCTACCGACAATAATTACCGAGATCATACATTCGGAAGCAAATGATAATGTGCAGGTTAAATTAGCGTTTGGCGATGACCATATCTGGGCGAATATCACCCCTTGGGCCTGTGATGATTTGGCGCTACAGGTCGGCCAATCTGTCTATGCTCAGATTAAAGGTGTAAGCATGACAGAGAGTGAAGTAGCGCAATCGTTTTAGCGGCGAGATGTAAAATTAGCTTACAATGTTATTTCAATTGTATTTGCCGATTCATTTAATA from Moritella marina ATCC 15381 encodes the following:
- the modC gene encoding molybdenum ABC transporter ATP-binding protein ModC, with amino-acid sequence MLTIDINKQLGDLDLRVNAQIPMQGICAVFGRSGAGKTSLVNILGGLSTPDNGHLTLGDTHLYHHQQRISLPPERRRIGYVFQEARLFPHYSVRGNLNYGNKDKDQIHFDTVVKLLGLDELLNRYPSTLSGGEKQRVAIGRALLTRPQMLLMDEPLAALDLPRKRELIPYLLQLAKTLNLPIIYVSHSLDEILQLADTMLVLDKGKVLVNGPLQTVWDSAEMRPWLPAKEQSSLLMATVTALNAGYRMSKLSLTDGTYLWINGVPLAVDSKLRVRIHANHVSLCKTRPQDSSIRNILPTIITEIIHSEANDNVQVKLAFGDDHIWANITPWACDDLALQVGQSVYAQIKGVSMTESEVAQSF